The proteins below come from a single Malus sylvestris chromosome 3, drMalSylv7.2, whole genome shotgun sequence genomic window:
- the LOC126616002 gene encoding uncharacterized protein LOC126616002 has translation MDSSIGYATFIASLLLCLSSSPTPFANARASPLIRSVCKQTQDQFGYNYKQCVKSLWKDILTQSASNLKDLDIAILKLALTNAQQSKAFFVNALNTTGNNIVKGSGAVKQCADSYDFALDGFTFSMRGMKDNDKSVSQILTQVQDEIVRCGKALTSTEIELPYLVYSTNFLTMLYRDVAFLITSQLFHI, from the coding sequence ATGGACTCCTCAATCGGATATGCAACTTTCATTGCATCATTGCTCTTATGTCTTTCATCGTCTCCAACACCATTTGCAAATGCAAGAGCGTCTCCATTAATTAGAAGCGTTTGCAAGCAAACCCAAGACCAATTCGGCTACAACTACAAGCAATGCGTAAAATCTCTTTGGAAAGATATTCTAACTCAATCAGCATCTAATCTCAAAGATCTTGACATAGCCATTCTTAAATTAGCACTAACAAACGCACAACAAAGCAAAGCTTTCTTTGTCAATGCGCTCAACACCACCGGCAACAATATTGTTAAGGGCTCCGGAGCAGTAAAACAATGTGCAGATTCATATGATTTTGCACTAGACGGCTTCACTTTCTCAATGCGAGGGATGAAAGATAATGACAAATCGGTCTCCCAAATACTCACacaagtacaagatgaaattgTTCGTTGCGGAAAAGCATTGACCTCGACCGAAATTGAACTTCCTTATTTAGTATATTCGACAAACTTTTTGACCATGTTATATAGGGATGTTGCTTTCCTCATTACTTCCCAGTTATTCCATATCTAG
- the LOC126615492 gene encoding uncharacterized protein LOC126615492, giving the protein MSNISKSPFTDKIEQTDPPRGFTMPHFTPYKGDEDPDQHLKDYCCSTMILYRNNNALLCKFFATTLQGEETIRDYIKRFKAEKTKIVGYIKGISMTTLKNGLFIEHPILEKLIMGEELTMATSYALEEKQALWDEAKQSNKNESVKKHPSTREDSALETFTKFTVPIGQILSKLKNTTYEGRSYQAGSDKILCIPSRTKPHYQRLPEMEAVPWEADK; this is encoded by the exons ATGTCCAACATAAGCAAGTCACCATTCACGGATAAGATTGAACAGACAGATCCACCTCGCGGGTTCACTATGCCTCACTTTACTCCGTACAAGGGAGATGAAGATCCGGACCAACATCTCAAGGACTATTGTTGTAGTACCATGATCCTCTACAGGAACAACAACGCACTTTTGTGCAAATTTTTTGCCacaactctacaaggcgag GAGACAATTCGTGATTATAtcaagaggttcaaagcagagaagacCAAGATTGTTGGCTATATCAAAGGCATATCAATGACAACATTAAAAAATGGGCTTTTCATCGAACACCCAATATTAGAAAAATTGATCATGGGAGAAGAACTGACCATGGCAACTTCGTATGCTTTGGAGGAGAAGCAAGCATTATGGGACGAGGCCAAGCAGTCCAACAAAAATGAGTCAGTAAAGAAGCATCCCTCGACCAGAGAAGACTCAGCGCTCGAAACATTCACCAAGTTTACAGTTCCAATCGGCCAAATTCTAAGTAAGCTCAAGAACACCACCTATGAAGGGCGATCTTATCAGGCTGGATCAGACAAAATATTGTGCATTCCATCAAGGACCAAGCCACACTACCAACGGCTGCCAGAAATGGAAGCAGTACCTTGGGAAGCTGACAAATGA
- the LOC126616004 gene encoding uncharacterized protein LOC126616004 — MDSSIGYATFIASLLLCLSSSPTPFANARASPLIRSVCKQTQDQFGYNYKQCVKSLWKDIPTRSTSNLKDLDTAILKLALTNAQQSKDFFVNALNTTGNNIVKGSEAVKQCADSYDFAVDGFAFSIRGIKDNDKSVSQILTQVQDEIVRCGKALTSTEIELPYLVSSTNFLTMLYRDVAFLITSQLFHI; from the coding sequence ATGGACTCCTCAATCGGATATGCAACTTTCATTGCATCATTGCTCTTATGTCTttcatcatctccaacaccatTTGCAAATGCAAGAGCATCTCCATTAATTAGAAGCGTTTGCAAGCAAACCCAAGACCAATTCGGCTACAACTACAAGCAATGCGTAAAATCTCTTTGGAAAGATATTCCAACTCGATCAACATCTAATCTCAAAGATCTTGACACAGCCATTCTTAAATTAGCACTAACAAATGCACAACAAAGCAAAGATTTCTTTGTCAATGCGCTCAACACCACTGGCAACAATATTGTTAAGGGCTCCGAAGCAGTAAAACAATGTGCAGATTCATATGATTTTGCAGTAGATGGTTTCGCTTTCTCAATACGAGGGATCAAAGATAATGACAAATCGGTCTCCCAAATACTCACACAAGTACAAGACGAAATTGTTCGTTGCGGAAAAGCATTGACCTCTACCGAAATTGAACTTCCTTATTTAGTATCTTCGACAAACTTTTTGACCATGTTATATAGGGATGTTGCATTCCTCATTACTTCCCAGTTATTCCATATCTAG